One Actinomadura viridis genomic region harbors:
- a CDS encoding SpoIIE family protein phosphatase: MREAESTPLVPELADLRGAARGRAIIAEARVVLAGRLGVQPGEALQHLIWLARDLDMELEEAAALVTGVRGESLPMELPGRPVEREAVRVPGVAPPVLPVSEPDAAGDAELLAGLPDDPAAQAVLDGSIDAAVHLVPVRGDDGTVVDFLHAGANDATKDLFGRRGAELLGQRMLRVDPGSALLGLFASYVESLETGTPFKKGPFEFSTAQEGVSRTTRMTVRCVPVPTGLCLTWRYHDDEDRMRRRLERVGRLALMGFGEWDLATDEMEWSPQMARNYGMDPRQPAPLPDELVKLVVDEDRPLVEERIQTMLSRRSAVEMEHRITTPDGEQRHLWIFAEPVLDASGRPVSVNMVSQDITRRRGIERALAETRREMLRQQARMAQERRVAVTLRRAILPDPEELALLPGLDITVRSLAAESVARIGGDWFATRPMPDGRGMFAIGDAAGHGLPAAAAMARTRNGLLGLAYTGQPPGRLMGWLNEMVGQIDPDRAATGTALVARYDPRGRVMQWACAGHLPPILVRDGDARILEVDPGPMLGAVPSVRYSTITTRLQPGDLMFLYTDGLVERRDADLDEQIDRLTAILGERSDEPGPVLDRVLARMEHDRAADDTTLFAVRIR, translated from the coding sequence GTGAGGGAAGCGGAGAGCACGCCGCTGGTACCGGAGCTGGCGGATCTGCGGGGGGCCGCGCGGGGCCGGGCGATCATCGCCGAGGCCCGGGTGGTGCTCGCAGGCCGCCTGGGCGTCCAGCCGGGTGAGGCGCTCCAGCACCTGATCTGGCTGGCGCGCGACCTGGACATGGAGCTGGAGGAGGCCGCCGCCCTGGTGACGGGGGTGCGCGGTGAGTCGCTTCCCATGGAGCTGCCGGGCCGGCCGGTCGAACGGGAGGCCGTCCGGGTGCCGGGTGTCGCGCCGCCGGTGCTGCCGGTCTCGGAGCCGGACGCGGCGGGGGACGCGGAGCTGCTCGCGGGGCTTCCCGACGACCCGGCGGCACAGGCGGTCCTGGACGGCTCGATCGACGCGGCGGTCCACCTGGTGCCGGTGCGCGGTGACGACGGGACGGTGGTCGACTTCCTGCACGCGGGGGCCAATGACGCCACCAAGGATCTGTTCGGCAGGCGGGGGGCCGAGCTGCTGGGGCAGCGGATGCTCCGCGTGGATCCCGGGTCGGCCCTGCTCGGCCTGTTCGCGTCGTACGTGGAGTCGCTGGAGACGGGGACGCCGTTCAAGAAGGGGCCGTTCGAGTTCTCGACCGCGCAGGAGGGCGTGTCCCGGACGACGCGGATGACCGTGCGCTGCGTTCCGGTGCCGACGGGCCTGTGCCTGACGTGGCGGTACCACGACGACGAGGACCGCATGCGCCGGCGGCTGGAGCGGGTGGGGCGGCTGGCGCTCATGGGGTTCGGTGAATGGGACCTGGCGACCGACGAGATGGAGTGGTCGCCGCAGATGGCCCGCAACTACGGGATGGACCCGCGGCAGCCCGCGCCGTTGCCGGACGAGCTGGTCAAGCTGGTGGTGGACGAGGACCGGCCGCTGGTCGAGGAGCGGATCCAGACCATGCTCAGCCGCCGTTCCGCGGTGGAGATGGAACACCGGATCACGACGCCGGACGGCGAGCAGCGGCATCTGTGGATCTTCGCAGAGCCGGTGCTGGACGCGTCCGGCCGTCCCGTGTCGGTCAACATGGTCTCCCAGGACATCACCCGGCGGCGCGGCATCGAACGGGCCCTGGCCGAGACGCGGCGGGAGATGCTGCGGCAGCAGGCCCGCATGGCGCAGGAGCGGCGGGTGGCGGTGACCCTGCGGCGGGCGATCCTGCCCGACCCCGAGGAGCTGGCCCTGCTGCCCGGGCTGGACATCACCGTGCGGAGCCTGGCGGCCGAGAGCGTGGCCCGGATCGGCGGTGACTGGTTCGCCACCCGGCCGATGCCCGACGGGCGGGGGATGTTCGCGATCGGGGACGCGGCGGGGCACGGGCTGCCCGCCGCGGCGGCGATGGCGCGCACCCGCAACGGGCTGCTCGGCCTGGCCTACACGGGCCAGCCGCCGGGGCGCCTCATGGGGTGGCTGAACGAGATGGTCGGCCAGATCGACCCGGACCGGGCCGCCACGGGGACGGCTCTGGTCGCCCGCTACGACCCGCGCGGCCGGGTCATGCAGTGGGCCTGCGCGGGGCACCTGCCGCCGATCCTGGTGCGCGACGGGGACGCCAGGATCCTGGAGGTGGACCCCGGCCCGATGCTGGGCGCGGTGCCCTCGGTGCGGTACTCGACGATCACCACCCGGCTGCAGCCCGGCGACCTGATGTTCCTCTACACCGACGGGCTGGTGGAGCGGCGGGACGCGGATCTGGACGAGCAGATCGATCGGCTCACCGCGATCCTGGGCGAACGTTCGGACGAGCCCGGTCCCGTGCTGGACCGGGTGCTGGCCAGGATGGAGCACGACCGCGCCGCCGACGACACGACCCTGTTCGCGGTACGGATCCGATGA